The nucleotide window GGGAGCCAGCATCGCGAAATCCGATGCCGCCCTTGCTTCGCGCCAGACCATCTCGGAGCGGGAGGAGGCCTTGGAACTCGCGGCCACGAGGTCCGCCGGGACGGCCGAGGCGTGGAGATAGGCACGCCGCATCTCGCGCAGGTTGGCCCGCTCCCACTCGCCGAGGGCGGCCTCGTCATCGGAGGCACGGGCGATCAGATCACCGGTCTCGGCGGCGGTGAGGATCTCGTGGGCGATGACCCGCAACTGGGCGAGCTGCTCGGCCCGGCCGTCGGCTGCACCATCCGGCATCAGCGTCTGCGCATCCCAACCGAGGATGCCGGCGGCATCCTCGACGGCGCCGATGCGGGCGAAGCGGGTGGCAAGGGTTCGGTAAGGGTGCATTGTCGCGGCTGGCCTTTCTGCTTCCGGGGGCGCCCTACAATGAAACCACCAGTCTCAGGAAGCGCGCGCATGTCCATCGAATCTTAGACGAGCGAGGCGTCAGACGATGGATGAATTCCATGGCTCGATTTCAGCCACGGCGTGTCCTCTAGGCTACTGCGGAGTACGGAAAAAGCGCTATGTTTCGCGAATGCGCAAAATACGTTCGGCTGTATTTTGTCGAAATCAACGCTGTTGTGACCTGGTGCAAAGATGAACTCGATAAAAATTACGAGCGGTAAGGTGTTTCAAGATCATGATAGTCGCGATTTCGGAGTCGTGGGTTCATTTGGGGACGATTTGAGCGACTCGTATGAGGTCTCAGTTGGCTACGGCGCATCCGGCGATACCCTTTTTTTCGGGTATCCATCTGGTTCGATGCTGTCCTACGGCATCCCATCCATCGCCGCCTTCGCCTTCAACTTTGCCAAGAACGTGGCCGTAGTCTCGATACAGGGCTACAAGTACAGCGATGTCTTGATCGGAGGCCTTAAGGGCGACCTCCTAGATGGTGGTGCCGGTGGCGACCTCATCAACGGTGGGGCCGGTCGAGATACCGTCAGCTACGAACATTCCAACACCAAAGTCAGCGTGAATCTTGAGACCGGCCTTTGCAAGGGGGGCGATGCCGCCGGCGATCGCCTGGTGAGCATCGAGAACATTGTTGGAAGCGCGAATAACGACCATCTGATCGGGGATGCAAAAGCGAACACGTTGGTGAGCAACGGTGGGTACGATACCCTCGAAGGAGGAGCTGGGAACGACCACATCGTCATTAGCTCGAAGATCGACCGTATCGATGGTGGATCCGGTCAGGATACCCTTACGATCACGGAGGGCTCCTTCGTGGCGCTGACGAGCGGTCGCTTTACGGGGGTCGAGAAGATTAATGTCGAGAACGATGCCACTCTCAATTTGAAGAACGTCGAGATCGGAGTGTCCATCAAATCGTTGAGCACTGCGGATCATGGGATCGCGCATGACGTCGATATAACAGGTACCTCTGGAGCCGATCGGATAACCGCTGGATCAGGCGGCGACTATCTCGATGGGCATAAGGGGAACGACAAGTTGTTCGGTGGTGCTGGTGCCGACATTTTCAATTTCGATGACGATTTCGGGCGTGATGAGATTTACAAATTTAACATAAAAACCGATAATTTGTTGGTCTATAAATTTGCGAAGTCAATGGACGACATTAACATTAAGTCCGTCCATGGTGGCGCCGACACCGAGATTACGTTTTCCGGTAGCGTTGATCCCAACCAAAAGATCATTCTGCACGGAGTCGATGCTTCGGCGGTATCGGAAGATGCATTCTGGTTCGTCTGATCGGGAAGTGTGATCATTCTTCGGGACGAAAGGAATCGAAAACTGGCGCGTCAGCTCTCCTCCTCGCGGCGCTCCCGTCGCAAGCGCTCCCAATGCGCGAGGCGGTCGCCGTAGCGGGTCTCCATGCCTCGGTCGGTGGGCTCGTAGAAGTGCTGGCGTCCGAGCTGTTCCGGCCAGTAATCCTGGCCCGAGAACGCGTCCGGTTCGTCATGGTCGTAGCGGTAGCCCTCGCCGTAGCCGATCTTGCGCATCAGCTTGGTCGAGCCGTTCAGGATGGTGCGGGGCGGCGGCAATGAGCCGTGCTCCTTCGCCACCCGCGTCGCCGCCTTGTAGGCGTTGTAGACCGCGTTCGATTTCGGTGCGCAGGCAAGGTAGACGGTGACCTGGGCGAGGGCCAGCTCGCCCTCCGGGGAGCCGAGGAAGTCGAACGCGTCCTTGGCAGCGGTGGCCACCACCAGGGCCTGCGGATCGGCGAGGCCGATATCCTCCACCGCCATCCGGACGAGGCGTCGGGCGATGAACAGGCGATCCTCGCCTCCGTCGAGCATGCGACAGAGATAGTACAGCGCCGCATCGGGGTCCGAGCCGCGCACGGTCTTATGCAGGGCGCTGATGAGGTTGTAATGGCCCTCCTGGCTCTTGTCGTAGATCGGCGCCCGGCGCTGGACGATCTCCTGCAGGGTGGCCGCGTCGAAGATCTCGTCGCGCTTGGCCGAGCGCCAGACTTCTTCCGCCAGGGTCAGGCAGGCGCGCCCGTCGCCGTCGGCCATGCGGACGAGAACGCCGCGCGCCTCCTCGTCCAGCGGCAGCGGCCGTTCCGTCAGCGCCTCGGCGCGGACCAGCAGTTTGGCGATGGCCGCGTCGTCGAGGGACCGGAACAGCAGGACGCGGGCTCGCGACAGCAGCGCGGCGTTGAGTTCGAAGGAGGGGTTCTCGGTGGTGGCGCCCACGAGCGTCACCGTCCCGTCCTCCATGACGGGAAGGAAGGCGTCGAGCTGCGCCCGGTTGAAGCGGTGGATCTCGTCCACGAAGAGAAGCGTCCCCTGCCCCATCGTCCTGCGCTGGCGGGCCGCCTCGAACACCTTCTTCAGGTCGGCGATGCCGGAGAAAATCGCGGAGATCTGCTCGAACTTAAGATCGGTCTCATGCGCGAGGAGGCGGGCCACCGTCGTCTTGCCGGTGCCCGGCGGCCCCCAGAACACCAGAGAGCCGAAGGATTTTGAATTGAGCAGGCGGGTCAGCGAACCGTCCGGCCCGGTCAGGTGCTCCTGTCCCACCACCTCCGAGAGGGAACGGGGCCGCAGCCGGTCGGCGAGCGGCCGCGGCGCGTCGTTCTGCAGGCCGGCGGAGGCGAAGAGATCGGACATCGGCGCATAGAAGACGCGGGCCGCCTCATCCCGCAATCCGGAAATGGCATCGTCCCCGCGATTCCATGGCTCACCCGTAGCCGTGACGACTCGGGAATGCCGCTCGGCGGCATCCCGTCGATCGGGCATATCCCGGCCTCGGGTCGGTCTCAGATCGGAAGCAGCACCAGCTCCGAATAGAGCAGATCGAGCGGCTCCCTCATCACGTCGCCGATCCGCGAGGTGGCGGAGGAGACGGGATCGGCTATCGCTGCACGAAGCTATAAGGAGGCGTGGATCGCGATCCCTCGGATCGTCGGGCAGCCGATGGAACGGCTCATCCGCGCCGATCGCCATTTGCGGCAACATTCGGGATACAGGGACAGGGCAGAAAGTGCCCCATCGCCGAGAGGATGTCGTCGAACCGGAGCCCCACGCCATGTCCTGCGACCACGGCCTGTCCCGCCGCGCTGCCCTGTTCGGGCTGACGGCCTCATCCACCGGCGCCTTCGCCGCGACGAAGGACGCGCATCCCGCCCGGAGGATCCCCCTCGATTCCGATGCCTGCATCCTGACACCGCAATCGATCGAGGGCCCCTACTACCTCGACCCGCGTCTCGTGCGTTCCGACATCGCCGAAGGTCGCAGCGGAGTTCCCCTCCGCCTTCGCCTGCGCGTGATCCACGCGGCAGCCTGCATCGCGATTCACGGTGCCCGCGTGGATGTCTGGCATGCCGACGCCCAGGGGCTCTATTCCGGCTACCAGGGCCAGGGCGATACCCGAAAAATCTCGACCCTGGGGCAGGCCTTCCTGCGCGGAACGCAGGCCAGCGACGAGAATGGCTGGGCGACGTTCGAGACGATCTATCCCGGCTGGTATCCCGGCCGGGCGACCCACATCCACTTCAAGGTCTTCCTCGACGAGCGCACGCTCGTGACCGGGCAGATGTATCTCGTCGAGGCGATCAACGAGTTCGTCTACGGCAACATCCCCGCCTACGGGAAGCGTCATCAGCCGCGCGAGATCCTCAACGCCACGGACAGGATCGCGCTGGACGAAGACCCGCAGCGTCTTGCCTTCTGCGCCATCAAGGAGGAACGCGACCGCTACGTGGCGACCCTGTCGGTGGGTGTCGACCGCCGAGCCCCCCGGCATTCCGGCGGCCTCGGCCCGATCGCGGGAGCAGGGTTCCTTCTCCCCCCGCCGCTCAGAAGCCTCCTCGGCTTCGGCTCGACCCCCAACTTCGCGGACAGGGTCGATGCCCTCGTGCCGGGCGCCAGGGCCCGGCCATAGCAGCGGCTTTCCCCGCCGCCCCGTCGCGATCCGGCATCAGCCGCCGAAAACCGACGTCAGAACCTCGCCGCCGCGATTGATCGAGACTTCCCACATCCCGGCGGTGGACCGTGTCAGGCGCTCGAGGTCCTTGGTGGTCGTCACCGGTGCGCCGTTGATCGCCACGATCACGTCGCCGATCTGGAGGCCGGCACGGGCTGCGATGGAGCCCTCGTCGACGGACGAGACCGCGACTCCCTCGCTGGCGAAGTCCTTCTGCAGCTCCTCGGCCACGGCCGGAGAGGTGTTGACCAGGGTGGCGCCGAGGAAAGGTGAGCGCGTGCGCACCTTCAGCGCATCGCGCGGACGTGTCTCCGGAGCCGAGGCGAGCTTGACCGAGACGGTGGAGCGGGTGGTGCCACGCAGAATCCCGAATTTCGCGGCTCCGCTGATGCCCTTGAGGGCGAAGCGGTAGCCGAAGGCTTCCGGATCGTCGACGACCTTGTCGTCCACCGTCAGGATCAGGTCGCCGCGCTTGAGGCCCGCTTCCTCGGCGGGGCTCTTCGGCTGAAGGCTCGCCACCAGGACGCCGGTCGGATGGTCGAGGCCCATGCTCTCGGCGATGTCGGGCGTCACGTTCTGCACCCGCGCGCCGAGCCAGGGACGGCGCACAGTGGTGGCGCCGCCCTTGGCCGTCTCGACCACGGCGCGGACCATGCTGGTGGGGATGGCAAAGCCGATGCCGTGGCTTCCCCCCGATTGCGAATAGATCGCGGTGTTGATGCCGACGAGTTGTCCCTGGAGATCGACCAGGGCGCCGCCCGAATTGCCCGGATTGATCGCGGCATCGGTCTGGATGAAGAACTGGTAGTCGGACGAGCCGACCTGGGTGCGCGCCAGAGCCGAGACGATGCCTTGCGTCACCGTCTGGCCGACGCCGAACGGATTGCCGATCGCCATGACGAAGTCGCCGACTTCCAGGGCTTCCGAATCCCCCATGGGCATCGGCACGAGGCCGCCGACCGGGCTCTTGATCTTGATCACGGCGAGATCGGTGCGGGGATCGCGCAGGACGATGGTCGCCTCGAACTCGCGCCGGTCGGAGAGCGAGACCCGGACCTCGTTCATGTTGTCGATGACGTGGTTATTCGTGATGACGAGGCCGGATTCGTCGACGATGACGCCGGAGCCCAGGGATTTCTGCGCCCGCTCGCCCGGCATGCCGCGCCCGCGTCCGGAGCCCTGCTCGCCGAAGAAGCGGCGCATGAACTCCTCCATGGCGCTGCGCGACGTGCCGCGCTGCTCCGTATGGGAGGCGTAGACGTTCACCACCGAAGGCGCCGCCCGTTTCACCACCGGGGCGAAGGAGAGCTGGACCTCACCTTTCGAGGACGGCACGGCCTTCGCCGATCCGTGCGGCTCCTGCGTCTTCATCATCTGCGCGTTGGCGCCCGATGAGACGAGGAACGTCGCAGTGACGAGGCAGGCGAGCAGCGGCCGACGAAACATCGCGATCTCCCGGATTGCGCGCGCGAACGGCAGGACCGCCGCGGAATCCGGGATATCTAGACGCGCCGGCCCGTCGGCGCGAGGGGTGTTCAGGCCACGCGGACCGATGCGGCGATGCGACCGGCGCGGCGCGCGAGGCTGGCGAAGCAGCTCAGCGAGGCATCGGCCGCCCGCTGCATCTCGCTGACCTGAAGCCGGAGGGCATCGGCCGGGTTCTTCGCCGTCGACAGGGCACGCCAATGTGCGAACGTGGCGATGCTCTCGTTCCGGACATAGGCCGTCAGCGTGTCGTTCGCGGCGGTGATCTCTGTCAGGGCGGAGGCGGGAACGATCCGCTGCTGCTGCGAGGCGAGATCCTGGGCCGATGCGATGGCGGTCTCGATCTCGACCGGCAGAAGCGACTCCGACAGGGCTTCGCTCTCCTCAGCCGCGCTGTCCGCGATCGGAGGCGGCGCGGCGTCCTCGCCCTGCGCGACGGCGGCGGTGTCGTCGGAAGAGACGTGCTCGGCTTCCGGCTCCTGGGGCGTGGGCGCCTGGAGAGACGATTCCTTCGATGCGATGGTTTCGGCAATCGCGCCGTCGCCGATGGCGGGAGCCTCTTCCGCCGCCTGCGCCGAGAGCAGCGCTGCCGGCGAGACGCTCTCGAACAGAGTCTCGGTCACCGGTGCCTCGACGACATCGGCAGCGGGTATCTCGACCGTTCCCTCGTCCACCGTCGCATCCTGCGGCACGGCCGCGGCATCGTCGGCGGTCGCGGCGAGTTCTGGGACGTACGTCATGGCTGCACTCGCTTCAGTCGTGGAAAGCTGGGTCGGGCGTGTGGTCTTGCTCCTCGCGCGATCGATGGGGCGTCCTTGTCGGCGTATGGCCATGATTCGCGTCCTCCTCGTCCAAAGTCCGCCGCGTACCGCCCGATCCTGGCGAGTGCCGTCTCGCGGTTCACGCCGAAATCCGGGTTGGCTGCCACCGGGGCAGCCGACCCGTATCCCGGCTCTTCACCCTTCGCACGATCCGGCACCGAGCCGGTTCGCGCGAAGACGATCCTGGATCAAACGCTCTTCGTGACGTTCGGAGCAAGGGCGGCGAGATCCTTGGCCTGGGCCTGCATCGTGGCGATCTGCGTGCGCAGGAAATCGCTCTGAAGCTCGAAGGCCTCCTTCAGATCGCGGGTGCGCACCAGCTTCTGGGCGAAGTCGAAGGTGGAGCTCGCATTCTGCTGAACCTGGTCGAGACCCTTGGCGACCACGGCCTGCATGGACTCGTTCACCGTCTTCGACGACGACTGGACCTGCTCGGCGGACTTGATGACGGTGCCGAGCAAGCTGCTCACGGCGGTCCGGGCCTGATGGACGCTCTTTTCCGCGAAGTCGCGCAGCTCGGCGGGGATCTCGTAAGTCGGGGCGTTCATGTCGTTCCTCACTCAATGATCGAGCGCGACACGTTGCAGCGCGCCGCAACATCGATATGTTGCAGTGCAATATAGAAGTCAAGATCCAGAGGGGAACAACCTCTGCGCAGTAGCCGTGCCGCAAAATCGGTCGATCTCAACAATCCGGGCAGAAAACATGCAGGGTTCATCAATGTAGGCAGGCGGCAGCGCGGAGGTCAAATCGAGGACCGATAGTAATGACAACGCCGCGGCTGTGTCATGTATTCCAAGGGGCGAATCATGGCTCGCCGTGCGGGTATCCGGAGATTGCGGGCGGCAGAGTTCTTGCCGGACGTTCGGGTATCTACGCGCCGAGGACACCGGCCCGCTGGGGTGGGAGCTTTCGCGCCAAGCGCTCATAGAGCGTGACGAGGGCGTCGGCATGAGCGCCGATCGTCAGGGGTGCGTCCCAGTAGCGGGCATGGGCGGAGCGCCCGAGATTCTCGGCCGTCGTCGCGTCGAGGCGCCGAAACGCTCCCGCGAGAGCATCCCGTTCGGGCGCCACGATGAAACCCGTGACGCCGTCGATGACCTTTTCGGCGGCGCCCGAGCGATTCGATGCCACGACGGGAAGCCCGGACGCCAAGGCCTCGTAGACGGTCAGTGGGCCGGTCTCGAACCAGCGGGAGGGGGCGGCGAGTGCCCGCGCCCGACGCGTGAGAATCGCGGACACCTCTTCCGGCGATCGCCATCCGAGCATCTCCACATGCGGCTGCGCGCGCAATTCCGCTTCCAGCGGGCCGGTGCCGACGAAGAGTGCCGGCATCCCGGCATCCCGCGCCGCGTCGGCCACGAGGTCCGCTCCCTTCTCGCGGGTGAGGCGACCGACGAAGGCGATGGCCTCCGCTCCCGCCGGATCGGCCCGCACGCCCTTCTCGATGCGGACGGGATTGTCGATGCGGTGATGGCTGACGGATAGCGAGCCGAACAGCCCGTCCATGCGTCGGATGCTGGCATCGCAGACATGGATCACGTCGAGATGGCGGGCGCGCAAGGCGACGCGCTGAGCGACGCTCCGACTGACGCGGATCGCCTTGTGGAGGCGAGTCTTGGGATCGCAGGGAGCGGCGATGCAGGCGGTCGAGAGCGGCGTCAGCCCGCAGGGACGGCCCTGATCGAACCGGTAATAGACGCCGTTGGGGCAGGCCAGGAAGTAATCGTGGAGCGTCACCACCAGGGGAAGGCCGCTGTCGAGCAGGACCGGGAAGATGCTCGGCGACAGGCTCCGGGTCCATTGATGCAGGTGGATGGCATTCGCCGGATGCGGGAGGTCAGCGAGCGCGGCGCGCAGCCGTGCCGCAGAATCCCGGCTCCAGATCCCGGAGAGTGCGGCCTCCAGGGCCGGGCGGTTCCAGATATCGGAATTGCCGAGACAGATCCGCCGGATCTTCCGATGGTCGAGGAGCGGATCGGCCGGTCCCTCGATCGCCTGGATGAAGGTGACGTCGATGCCGGCCTCGGCGAGACCGCGAGCGGATTCCACCGCGACCTTCTCGGCGCCACCGCTCGCCACGGCGAATTCTGCGAGGATCACGATATGCATGACGTGTCCGAAGCCTCGGCCGGCCTCCGAACCAGTGCCGTCCATGCCGCGAGCGCCAGGGTAGGCGTCATCGCCTCACGTCCGGTAAACGCCGCCCGCCGAGGAACCGATCGCTGGTCGGCCGGCGAATGAAGGGATCGGGTCCCCGCCCCTCGCGTTGGTTCCGATGAAGGTGCCGTCCGTCGAGGCGGTCAGGCAAGCGCGAGGAGAGACGCCATGTCGGACACGAAGCAGACACCGAAATCCGAGAACGACGATCAGCGCCGCATGGATCCTGCGCGCACCGGCGACAAGAAGAATCCCGAAAACCATCAGGATCAGATGAGCGAACGCCTGGACGAGGCGCTCGAGGAGACGTTTCCGTCGAGCGATCCGGTCTCGGTGAAAATCACGAAGTAGCGGGATCGAGCGACGGATAAGAAGAGGCGCCGCGATGCAAGCCATCGCGGCGCCTCGTGTTCGTTGGTCTTGAACGGTTCGACGCTGGGCCGTGGCAGGTCAGCCTGCGTCAGACCTCGCGCGACACCATCATCTTCTTGATCTCGGCGATGGCTTTTGCCGGGTTCAGACTCTTCGGGCAGGCATTGGCGCAGTTCATGATCGTGTGGCAGCGGTAGAGCCGGAACGGGTCGTGAAGGGCGTCGAGGCGCTCGCCGGTATTCTCGTCACGGCTGTCGATCAGCCAGCGATAGGCTTGCAACAGGGCCGCGGGACCGAGGAAACGGTCGCCGTTCCACCAGTAGCTCGGGCACGAGGTCGTGCAGCAGGCGCACAGGATGCACTCGTAGAGCCCGTCGAGCTGGGCGCGGTCCTCCGGTGTCTGCTTCCACTCGCCTTCCGGCGCAGGGGTCTCGGTCTGGAGCCAGGGTTCGACCGAGGCGTGCTGGGCGAAGAAATTGGTGAGGTCGGGCACCAGATCCTTGAGCACCGGCATGTGCGGCAGAGGATAGATCCGCACCGCGCCGGTCTTCTTGCCCTTGGCGTGCTCCTGGCATTCGTCGATGCCCATGGTGCAGGCGAGCGCGTTCTGGCCTTCGATGTTCATGGCGCAGGAGCCGCAGATGCCCTCGCGGCAGGAGCGGCGGAACACCAGGGTCGAGTCGACCTTGGCCTTGATCCACAGAAGCGCGTCGAGGACCATCGGGCCGCAATCGTCGCGGTCGACCTGATAGACGTCGACGCGCGGATTGGCTCCGTCATCCGGGTTCCAGCGATAGATGCGGAATTCCTGGAGGTTGTTGCCGCCCGTCGGCCGAGGCCAGGTCTTGCCCTCGGTGATCTGGGAATTCTTGGGAAGGTTGAACTGGGCCATGTTCCGTACCTCGATGGATGCTGTGGCTTCGAGCAGCGGTCTGACCCACTGCGAACCACCGGATTCCCTATTGCTGGGCTAGCCAGCGCGTGATGAATTGCTCAGCTTCTGCCTGTGGCGCCTGCGCCGCCACGGGGCTCGACAGGCGGAACTTCACGAACTTCCCGCGCAGGCCGGTGATGCACATCAGGCTTTCGGTCGACCCGAGAGCCGTGTGATCGATCGCGAAGGCGCGACAGGCGAATTTCCGTCCGGTCGCCCCGTTCAGCCGGACAACTCCGCGATCCTGACTGCTACGGTAATGCCCCCGCTCCACCATCGCGCCGATCTCGCGGACGGCATGCTCGGCCTGCGTCGCGACGGCTGGTGACGTCGCCCCCTCGGGAATGGAGGCCACGCCGCCGTCATAGACATAGACATCCGCCTTCCAGCGGCCGTTCGTGTAAACGACGGAATAGCCGTAACCGGGTGCCCGGGATTCGTAGTCCGTCCTGGGTCCGCGAGCGAAACCGGACAGGTTTTCCGGGAAGGCGAAATCCGGCGCACGCGCCAGCGCCGGAACGATCAGAAAGAGCCCCGAGACGCCGAGCAGGAGGGTTCGCGCTCGACGCTGCCGGGTCGCGAACACCGATCCGGCACGCCCCAATCCGCCCGGCGAACGTGCGCGGAGCCCCCGAACTTTCATCAATACACCCGTGCCTTCGGCTCGATGTACTGGATCTCGTTCGACATCGTGTAGGTGTGAACCGGGCGATAATCGATGTTCACCTCATGGGACTTGTCGTCCAGCCACGACAGGGTGTGCTTCATCCACTCCTTGTCGTCGCGGTCGGGGAAATCCTCGCGGGCATGGGCGCCGCGGCTCTCCTTGCGGTTGGCGGCGGATTCCATGGTGACGACGGCCTGACCGATCAGGTTGTCGAATTCCAGGGTCTCGAGCAGGTCGGTGTTCCAGATCAGCGAACGGTCCGTGATCTTGATGTCGGCCTCGCCCTGCCAGACCTTGTGGATCAGGGCCTTGCCCTCTTCCAGAACCTCGCCGGTGCGGAAGACCGCACAGTTGTTCTGCATCGTCTTCTGCATCTCGGCACGCAGTTCCGCCGTCGGCGTGCCGCCGTTCGCGTAGCGGAAGCGGTCGAGGCGGGTGAGCGCCTTCTCGGCCGAATCCTTCGGCAACTCCATCTGGCGCGCGCCCGGCTCGACGATCTCGGCGCAGCGCAGGCCCGCCGCCCGGCCGAACACCACGAGGTCGATGAGCGAGTTCGAGCCGAGGCGGTTCGCCCCGTGCACGGAGACGCAGGCGGCTTCGCCGAGCGCCATCAGGCCCGGCACCACCGTGTCGGGGTTGCCGTTCTTCAGGGTGAGCACCTCACCGTGATAGTTCGTGGGGATGCCGCCCATGTTGTAATGCACCGTCGGCAGGACCGGGATCGGCTCCTTGGTGACGTCGACGCCCGCGAAGATCTTGGCCGATTCCGAGATGCCCGGCAGACGCTGGTGCAGGATCGCCGGGTCGAGATGGTCGAGATGCAGGTAGATGTGGTCGCTGGTCTTGCCGACGCCGCGTCCGGCCCGGATCTCCATCGTCATCGAGCGCGAGACCACGTCGCGCGAGGCGAGGTCCTTCGCCGACGGGGCATAGCGCTCCATGAAGCGCTCGCCCTCGGAATTGGTGAGGTAGCCGCCCTCGCCGCGCGCACCTTCGGTGATGAGGCAGCCGGCGCCGTAGATGCCGGTGGGGTGGAACTGCACGAATTCCATGTCCTGCAGCGGCAGGCCGGCGCGCAGCACCATGGCGTTGCCGTCGCCCGTACAGGTATGGGCCGAGGTCGCCGAGAAGTACGAGCGGCCGTAGCCGCCGGTGGCGAGGATCGTCATCTGGGCGCGGAAGCGGTGGATCTCGCCGGAGGCCTGATCGATGGCGATGACGCCGAGGCAGCGGCCCTCCTCGTCCATGATCAGGTCGAGGGCGAAGTATTCGATGAAGAAGTTGGTGTGGTTCTTCACCGCCTGCCCATAGAGGGTGTGCAGCATGGCGTGGCCGGTGCGGTCGGCCGCCGCGCAGGTGCGCTGGGCGGTGCCCTTGCCGTAATCCGTGGTCATGCCGCCGAACGGACGCTGATAGATCTTGCCTTCGTCGGTGCGCGAGAACGGCACGCCCCAATGCTCCAGCTCGTAGACGGCGGCCGGGGCGTTGCGCACGAGGTACTCGATGGCGTCCTGGTCGCCGAGCCAGTCCGATCCCTTCACGGTGTCGTACATGTGCCAGCGCCAATCGTCGGGGCCCATGTTGCCGAGGGAGGCCGAGATGCCGCCCTGCGCCGCCACGGTGTGTGAGCGGGTCGGGAAGACCTTCGAGATACAGGCCGTGCGCAGGCCGGCCTGGGAGCAGCCCACCGTGGCGCGCAGGCCGGCACCGCCGGCGCCGACGATGACCACGTCGAAGGTGTGATCGATGATCGAATAGGCGGGCGCGCCGTTGCCGTTGGTTCCGTTGGTGGCCATGGGCAGATCCTTCGGTTTCGGGGGCGGGTCAGACGAGCTTGCCGAGGCTCACGCGCAGGATCGCGTAGAGGCAGGCAACGGCGACGACGACCGCGTAGGCGTTATTGGCGAACAGGCTGGCGAACTTCAGGCCCTTGTCGTGGACGTAATCCTCGATGACGACCTGCATGCCGATCCTCATGTGGAGCGTGACCGAGATCACGGCGAGGATCAGGACGAGCGCGACGAGCGGGTGCGACATCAGCGCGACCGCCTCGGGATAAGGGCGGTTGGCCATCATCGCGACGATCACGATGAAGCCGAGCATCAGCGGGACGTTGGCCGCGGCGGTGAGGCGTTGGTGCCAGAAGTGGCCTGCCCCGTGGCCGGAGGCGCCGAGCCCCTTAACCCGGGCGCGCGGGGTCCGCATGGTCGCGTTCGGGGTCTGACGGATGTCTGCCATGGCGATCGCTCCTCAGCGCAGGACGAGGGCGAGCGCCCAGATCAGGACGGTCAGGATCACGGAGCCGATCAGAGTGGCGCGGGCCAGCCCCATCCGCTGCTCGCGGTCGAAGCCGTAACCGAAATCCCAGACGAAGTGGCGCAGGCCGCCGAGCATGTGGTGCATCAGGATCCAGGTATAGGCGAACAGGACCAGCTTCCCGACGATGGAGCCGAAGAACCACGCGACCCAGGCATAGGCTGCCGGCCCGGAGGCCAGCGACACGAGCCAGATCGCCACCAGGGCGGTGCCGCCGTAGAGAGCGGTGCCGGTGACGCGGTGGAACACCGACATCGCCATGGTCCAGGTCCAGCGGTAGATCTGGAGATGGGGCGAGAGCGGCGGGGCGACCGTGGGTCGAACGGTAGGTGCCATTCTGCGAAAGTCCTCGGCGTTGTGGTGCCAATGGCAGCAGCGATGCTGCTCAGATTGGACCGTCTCTAAAGGGGTACGGCCTATGCGCCAATGCGCCAACC belongs to Methylobacterium sp. 77 and includes:
- a CDS encoding calcium-binding protein, with translation MFQDHDSRDFGVVGSFGDDLSDSYEVSVGYGASGDTLFFGYPSGSMLSYGIPSIAAFAFNFAKNVAVVSIQGYKYSDVLIGGLKGDLLDGGAGGDLINGGAGRDTVSYEHSNTKVSVNLETGLCKGGDAAGDRLVSIENIVGSANNDHLIGDAKANTLVSNGGYDTLEGGAGNDHIVISSKIDRIDGGSGQDTLTITEGSFVALTSGRFTGVEKINVENDATLNLKNVEIGVSIKSLSTADHGIAHDVDITGTSGADRITAGSGGDYLDGHKGNDKLFGGAGADIFNFDDDFGRDEIYKFNIKTDNLLVYKFAKSMDDINIKSVHGGADTEITFSGSVDPNQKIILHGVDASAVSEDAFWFV
- a CDS encoding replication-associated recombination protein A; amino-acid sequence: MSDLFASAGLQNDAPRPLADRLRPRSLSEVVGQEHLTGPDGSLTRLLNSKSFGSLVFWGPPGTGKTTVARLLAHETDLKFEQISAIFSGIADLKKVFEAARQRRTMGQGTLLFVDEIHRFNRAQLDAFLPVMEDGTVTLVGATTENPSFELNAALLSRARVLLFRSLDDAAIAKLLVRAEALTERPLPLDEEARGVLVRMADGDGRACLTLAEEVWRSAKRDEIFDAATLQEIVQRRAPIYDKSQEGHYNLISALHKTVRGSDPDAALYYLCRMLDGGEDRLFIARRLVRMAVEDIGLADPQALVVATAAKDAFDFLGSPEGELALAQVTVYLACAPKSNAVYNAYKAATRVAKEHGSLPPPRTILNGSTKLMRKIGYGEGYRYDHDEPDAFSGQDYWPEQLGRQHFYEPTDRGMETRYGDRLAHWERLRRERREEES
- a CDS encoding intradiol ring-cleavage dioxygenase; the encoded protein is MSCDHGLSRRAALFGLTASSTGAFAATKDAHPARRIPLDSDACILTPQSIEGPYYLDPRLVRSDIAEGRSGVPLRLRLRVIHAAACIAIHGARVDVWHADAQGLYSGYQGQGDTRKISTLGQAFLRGTQASDENGWATFETIYPGWYPGRATHIHFKVFLDERTLVTGQMYLVEAINEFVYGNIPAYGKRHQPREILNATDRIALDEDPQRLAFCAIKEERDRYVATLSVGVDRRAPRHSGGLGPIAGAGFLLPPPLRSLLGFGSTPNFADRVDALVPGARARP
- a CDS encoding DegQ family serine endoprotease, which encodes MFRRPLLACLVTATFLVSSGANAQMMKTQEPHGSAKAVPSSKGEVQLSFAPVVKRAAPSVVNVYASHTEQRGTSRSAMEEFMRRFFGEQGSGRGRGMPGERAQKSLGSGVIVDESGLVITNNHVIDNMNEVRVSLSDRREFEATIVLRDPRTDLAVIKIKSPVGGLVPMPMGDSEALEVGDFVMAIGNPFGVGQTVTQGIVSALARTQVGSSDYQFFIQTDAAINPGNSGGALVDLQGQLVGINTAIYSQSGGSHGIGFAIPTSMVRAVVETAKGGATTVRRPWLGARVQNVTPDIAESMGLDHPTGVLVASLQPKSPAEEAGLKRGDLILTVDDKVVDDPEAFGYRFALKGISGAAKFGILRGTTRSTVSVKLASAPETRPRDALKVRTRSPFLGATLVNTSPAVAEELQKDFASEGVAVSSVDEGSIAARAGLQIGDVIVAINGAPVTTTKDLERLTRSTAGMWEVSINRGGEVLTSVFGG
- a CDS encoding phasin encodes the protein MNAPTYEIPAELRDFAEKSVHQARTAVSSLLGTVIKSAEQVQSSSKTVNESMQAVVAKGLDQVQQNASSTFDFAQKLVRTRDLKEAFELQSDFLRTQIATMQAQAKDLAALAPNVTKSV
- a CDS encoding glycosyltransferase, with protein sequence MHIVILAEFAVASGGAEKVAVESARGLAEAGIDVTFIQAIEGPADPLLDHRKIRRICLGNSDIWNRPALEAALSGIWSRDSAARLRAALADLPHPANAIHLHQWTRSLSPSIFPVLLDSGLPLVVTLHDYFLACPNGVYYRFDQGRPCGLTPLSTACIAAPCDPKTRLHKAIRVSRSVAQRVALRARHLDVIHVCDASIRRMDGLFGSLSVSHHRIDNPVRIEKGVRADPAGAEAIAFVGRLTREKGADLVADAARDAGMPALFVGTGPLEAELRAQPHVEMLGWRSPEEVSAILTRRARALAAPSRWFETGPLTVYEALASGLPVVASNRSGAAEKVIDGVTGFIVAPERDALAGAFRRLDATTAENLGRSAHARYWDAPLTIGAHADALVTLYERLARKLPPQRAGVLGA